The nucleotide sequence TGTGCAATTGTTTCACTTTGTGCTCTGACTTTTCTCCCTATCGCCTCAATCTGAAACTCCCTCAACAGCGTAGTTAAAGATGAACTCCACAAACAGGCACATACAGCCGGTAAATGCATCTTAACACTATTGCATCAGCAATGtcagtcaaataaaaataatatgtcAGAGTGTGTTAATCACAGGGGTCATTTTTCTGCATTGAgtgcttttacttttaatatttgaaGTGTATTGCTTGGTCAGActtatatttatgttttcatgCTGCAATTTTACTTGTAAAGAGCATTTTTTGATGTAGTATTACAGTACTTTTGCTAAAGCGAAGGCTCTAAGTACTCCCTCCATCAGTGTTGTCATATAGAAGAAATTACAAGCTTGTTGTTTACAACATGAAAtgctatttattttgtattattacaAAGAGGAACACTTAATTCTTGGCTAATAGCTCCACATACTGTGATGAAAATATGTGTAAaggactttttttgtttgattttagaTACATTTTAGCTCAGTTTGTTGACGTTCTCtctcttctttgaaaaaattgGTGAcgcatcatttttctttcaggaCAAACAGTtcaaacttgtcattttgtaaatttaacAAAGGCACtgagcaaaataaaagaaacagttacatgtaaatttattttatcacagctctttctgtgtctctgaAAGTTTACATATGTTTTCTtgcaaaaaattatttacaaacGCTTCTACAAAGGAGGTGTTGTGCGTACGTGCTGCATCAACACACCCAGCTGGGTTTCTCAGCTCACCTCTACATGATGTATGATATAAGTCCCTTACTACAAACGGAACATGCTCAGTGTGTTTACTGACGGATAGATAGATTAAATAAAGGCTCATGTAGGATAAGTGAATGTCATTTTTGCTCAGCTCacctcacacacagacagaaggcCCCCTGAACCGTCTCGCTGTCTCTCAGCAGAAAGCTGCCATCGTGTCCAAACCTCTCCAGCAGCCTCTCCGTTTCTTCACTTCCAATCCTGCCAAAGTAAATGGACTGGACCAGCACCCCTTCCCTGTCCATGCTGCCTGGGAGGAAGGCACCCATTTGTGCCTGAGCTGTGTGAAAgtgcagcagactgcagcagcagatgagtgtgtgagaggctATGAGGCAGGAAAAGCTTTTCTGGttttcacacttttctgacATGCAGCTGCACCTCACATGTCatgaacttttttcttttcttttaacctGAATAATAGATTTTATCTGTTGAAAACTGAAAGCACTGTATGCCGTTGTTGCAGCTATGTCACATAggctcatttttaaaacagttctTGTTCTTAAAGtcacaaaagaaagaaaatacaaataaaacaacacaaatttttattaaatttttaaaaatatatttctctcTAAAAATTTAGTGACTTTTTAATGCTGTTGCACAAAATTGCATTTAATCCATTTTACTGGCATATTTCATGTGTATCATGAGTCTCTTCAACACATATTAATATAAATTTGTTTGTTGGACAGTAGAGAACAGTGGCTTTGAGCAGGTAgatctgcacacaaacacataaatcaccagcccacccacccatccacctACacgcacaaaacaacacatcacTCATACCTGTGGTTTGATTCTGAGCTGTCAGGACTCTTTACATGGTATCACCAGAGGCACTTCTAGTTTCACATGTGAGAAAAGACTGAAGGAAACATGGCAGCAGGAAGTAACAGCATAACTACTATAAATAGTGTCCAGCTTTTATAACATAACTGCACACATTCATAAGAAACAGTAAATATACAGTGTACGGAGTCAAAGGGTTAATCCAGACAAATATTATAAATCTATATAGTTCAGTGTCTTTCAGAGGCTCTACTTCTCTACGTCAATCAAGACAGAATATAAAGTGATAAACACAAGTTAAAACTGGGTTTTATGTTGCAGGAAGCATAACAGAATTTGTGTTGCTTTAATTCTCCTTTATCTATCGGTGATCACGCattgcatcatttgtgtctttattttgatctttatttttcttctaattCCTCTCTCTAATCACCTCCTTTTAGtaagttttcttcttttaaaaacgTTCCTGCTTTATGTTGCAGTCCTAGAGTTGGTGTGTTTatttcctggagtgtttttcctcctcaaaaaataaaaaaaaaagcaacttccAGAACAAGAAAGAGAACAGTATGAGAAGGAGAACAGCACCACAGATGTCTCTCTTCAGGACCCTCCTATACAAGCATTATTGTACTGTATTATGAACATTTACATAGCATAGTCCCTCTACAGGACTGATAGATATTGTAGGAGTTAACTAACTCCAGAAGGTGGCGCTGATGCAACACTAAAGACGGTAGCTGCCACCGTCTGGGATTTGTTGGGCCACTTAAGTGACAGAAGAAACTGGTTGTGAAGTCACTTCTTCATTGTCTCGACTCTTTTCTTGCGTTTCTTGTTGTGTTAAAGGGTCATTTGCTGCCCCAGGCTCAGGTCTCTGCAATCTGAAGAaagttttgatcataaacttAATCTTCTCCTTGATTCTTTTTGTCTCTGCTGCTCAGAAGCTCTgacatagcatgatgctgccaccaccatgcttcactgtagaTATGGTAGAAGATGAACTGTGTCGGGTATCTaatagaccaggggtgtcaaacatacggcccgcaggccaaaactggaccgccagagggtccagcccggcccgtgggacgacttcgaaaagtgtaaaaattacagaaacattaattgcaaattgtaaatttgtaaaactataaatttaaattaatatcTAGAccctgacaagttgttttgatgttgtAAAGACTGTAATTGGTAATAAAGTTTCTCACGTTTGCATTGTGACGGTGCATTGATAAAAGTTATGTCTGCACCTTTTCGGCTGCTGCTGTAATTTCTTTTTCACTATGATTCACTATTTAAGTCACTGGATACattaggtctttttttttttttttttttattaaccatTGAAGAAAAAGTCCATGATTTTGCCAAAaactttcattcatattttaataAATCACTGTGTGCATGCTCATAGAATCTGTCACAAATCCCCTGTTCTTCAACTTAAATTCTGACTTTGCCCTAAATCAAAAAATGACTCTAAAGACTTGGTGCAAAACTCCCTGATCCTCTATTTCACCTCCACCTTCTCATTACTGTGTGGCCTCCAGAGAGTTGATGGCTTGGAGCTCTGCAGAAAACCTCTCACCGAGATCTTTGTTGGCCTGCAGGAAGCCACTCAGGCTCTTCAACTGCTGAGTGTCCTgaggaagaaacagaaagtCAGTGAAAGGCGTGTAGCCCAAACTTTTCTTCTTATGTATCACGTGTACAAATGCATATGGACATCTGTACTTGTTCTTCCAACCTGTGTCAATGCGTCACCGTCCTCAGCAGAAACTTGTAGAATCTCCTGCAACATCTCTTGTAGCAACTCAGATTCCCATTGGCTGACTAAGCCGGCGCTGATCTCTGGTCCGGTCAGTTGATTGACAGAATCGGACTCTAATCCATTCAACAAGCCAGCAGAATCCATTCGGTCCACACCAGAGACATATATTGACAAGTCAACGGTCAGCatctggacaaaaaaaaaaccaactgtAATACAAAACCATAGCTGAGTCTCCCATCATggattattttacaaacatgCTAACCTCCTCAATCTGTTGTCCGACTGATGGCATCTGTGGCTCACGACTGAACTGCTGCACAAAGTGTTTCAGAACAAAGTAGTAGTGTCCCATCCATTCATCCTTCACAAGAAAATCACAGGAATGCATCAGCTCATTCCTCATTCGGATCacctggagacacacaggaACTCTCAAACATTACAAAATATCAGCTAAAATGTTCACACAAAAAATCTTCTTTActctaaattaattaaaaacagctAATGGGTTTGAAAAGGACCTAAGGAGAAAGCAATCATATTAACTGTGTGTAATTAtgatactttgctgcattcatttaccCTCCACTTTTACGAGACTTTCAGGACCTGCTGCAGAGAAACGCCTccatattatgatgctgccacctccatgcttcacagtggggattgTGCATTTGTGATGACGTGTGCCAAACATAGTGTCTAGCTAGATGGCTcgattttggtctcatcagaccatcAGACCTTTGCTTCAGTTGATTTCAGAGTCTCCTCCAAACCTTCTGGCAAACTCTTGTTGAGATTTAATGAGATTTCTTTAATTGCAAATCACTCTTAAAGCTTTGACTGATGAAGAACAAGCAACagtttttatatacagtctttCCCATCTGAGCTGCTAAtgctcagaggagtcataggtgtcttggtggcctcacgAGTCTCTTTCTTGTACAGTCACTGAGTTTTTGAGGACGACCTGCATTAGGTAGGTGTACACAGTCCTTCAATTTCATAATGATgaatttaactgtactccagggatattcagtgacttggatATCTTCTTGTTTCCATCCCTTGATTTACGCTTTTCAAAACCATATTCAaagagttgcttggagtgttattgtgtcttcatggtgtagttaaaGCCAGGAGTATTGATTCACCAGTAAGCAGACCTTATAGTTATCATGTCTTTATGCAACAGCCACTTGAGATGCATTCATTGCCCTCAGATGATCTCTCTTTCACTGATTACGTGACTTGCAGCAGCAACtgactgcacctgtgttgaattaggtgacTCACTTTAAAGAAGGTGAATATTTAAGCAATCacatatttcagatttttgatgagCTAACATCACtttttagaaatctgttttcacttagACATGAAAGCCAACAACTGACCaggattcaatgttgaaaagcagtaaaagggGAACATTTCCAAGGGGGTGAATATTTTTACAGGCACTGTAAGACATATGTAGAATGAAAGGGGAAAACATATGAAGCAGATTATGCCTCACCAGATTTACATTTGGCCACTTTCTAATTAAAGTAGTTTTTGTGTGCAGTGATataccacttcctgtttgcagCATTTTCTGTAAGTCCCTTTCTGAACACTTGCAGTTGGGTCAATATaaaattgagggacttttgaagtccatgggatatatcttgcatacatttttattaaaagtaaaaaaaaaattatgtttattatgttcattatgatcatgtctttacaaattccatacttatttatcatggaaacaatcacttattaataaaaaaaatgactggctatcgctaaaatgtcaactaaataaccatccaaatttaataacaaccaccttctaattagcaaaacaataagaaaatgaacttattcaaaaatagttttgactgtgttctttttattacgttgagataatcatgacagatatttcttttctggcaatacatcaaattttatatggacaataacaaattgtatctgtgtcccagaaatcactttcaattaagtttcccattacaaaaacacctctcaaggaagtgtgttaattccagatcacatgacctgctccacatgatgtcatttcctcctgaagaaaagactgaaaaagactccaaggctttctgagttatttaataaaaactagtgtgtgagtcaagtgtggatttatggcatgtcaacaggtttactacaatatcttcataaataactttcaattttactaaattgtatatataatatttagatgaatctttgtgttaaaaaatgccatgtggtgtttggttataaatgttgattttaggcctgaaaacagcaaaaatgtcaactatgacacaaaaagtcctgcaattatatattgacccggtTGCAGATTTGCGACTTCACCATGAAGTCCTCGATGGTAACATCAGTGTTGAGTGATTACTCAGTTTTACAGTCTGTCTTTGGCTCCTACTATGTCAGACTTGGTTTATATACAGGATTTAGCATCTTACATTTGCCTaacaaaaagcagcacaacATACCCGATTTCAACAAGGTTAATATTTACCTCTCTGACCAATTTT is from Amphiprion ocellaris isolate individual 3 ecotype Okinawa chromosome 10, ASM2253959v1, whole genome shotgun sequence and encodes:
- the LOC111588094 gene encoding SH2 domain-containing protein 1A-like, which translates into the protein MSEKCENQKSFSCLIASHTLICCCSLLHFHTAQAQMGAFLPGSMDREGVLVQSIYFGRIGSEETERLLERFGHDGSFLLRDSETVQGAFCLCVRKTPFVHTYRLVHSADGWCLQDLRVRPQRFRTLETLIETYRRSTASDVGIVPFTDPLDKTQLQNNLEFVYMEVSSSSSNGSVC
- the LOC111588101 gene encoding uncharacterized protein CXorf38 encodes the protein MVLEELRVRLNDREYTNWLKAGRCLVILKNFLLPFTEHHMRSFHRDLLNRNPLLRTFCQTSTCRPRGNKLLSPCRVCSEWQKVIIDHHRQPESTINWDNCSPPQWRTHYWELAKAYMPRGQAKMKDGGQCDASALLNLINYCKWFSVDPKLVREVIRMRNELMHSCDFLVKDEWMGHYYFVLKHFVQQFSREPQMPSVGQQIEEMLTVDLSIYVSGVDRMDSAGLLNGLESDSVNQLTGPEISAGLVSQWESELLQEMLQEILQVSAEDGDALTQDTQQLKSLSGFLQANKDLGERFSAELQAINSLEATQ